CtttggcccagcgaagccagcggcgtttctgggtgttgttgataaatggcttatgcttggcatagtagagttttaacttgcacttacagatgtagcgacaaactgtagttaatgacagtggttttctgaagtgttcctaaaacCTTGTGGTGATACTCTTTACACCACacttttttaatgcagtaccgcctgagcgatccaaggtcacaggcattcaatattacgtgcagtgatttctccaaattctatgaaacttttgatgatattacagaccttagatggtgaaatccctaaagttacaatagcttgttgagaaatgttgtttttaaactgttcgacaattttctcatgcatttgttcacaaaatggtgaccctcgccccatctgagcatttcatggaagctgtttttatacccaatcatcgcacccacctgttcccaattagcctgttcacctgtgggatggatgttccaaataagtgtttgatgagcattcctcaacgttttcagtcttttttgccacttgtgccagcttttttgaaacatgcaggCACCAAAGTCCatttgagctaatatttgcaaaaaataacaaagttttccagttcgaacattaaatatcttgtctttgcagtctattcaattgaaaataggttgaaaaggatttgcaaattttgTTGAACAGGAAATGGGTTCAGACCAGGAGATGTTGTTGTGGTCTCTGAAGCCCTTTAAGGCACTTGTAATTAACGGCCATATTAATCAATTGTGATAGATTGATGCAATAACTTTAACAACTAACGATTATGAAGCTAAATGTCAGTTAGCTAAAAGATATTCGTgatattttgttttttctcgcGCTGATAAATCGATACTTCCGGTATCGGTGAAATGAAAATATCCGCTTTGGTTTGTTTTTCTGTTTCTTTTTCCTGTGGGATGTTACCCTTTCTTTAATGAAAAATGAAATACACCGCTTTATATTGAGTGTTTgctttttaacaaacaaaaaaagaaaaacgctttttgtttaaatttcaatttttgtatttaaaaacgaTATTCAAATAGACCAATAATTTTTTGCTTTTCAAtgtacatttataaaataaaataaaaaacaatggcCACGAAATACACTGACCTAAAACGGTGCGCGCACCTTCTGTTCATTATATTTCCAATTCTTAaaggcaaataaaaaaaaataaaaaaattcggGCCATTTATCGATTTTTAATATATATGGCAgactttaaaacaaaaaaaaaatggttgatttactttaaaatattgccattgaaatttgattttttgctgttttccttttatgtatttgtattgtaCCAGATAAAcagaaaaaattaatatatattcatccaaaatacaaaaatgtgtgattATTCGTGTGATgaccttgaattgattaacgtggacttaaacacattgaaaaacttattcaggtgttaccatttagaggtcaattgtacggaatatgtactgtactgcgcaatctactaataaaagtttcaatcaatcaatcaatcaatgtcaaatTGAACCGGACGCAGTATTTTAGGTCTGTGTACCTTCCATTTGTTCTATTTCTATTTATTAAAACATTTCAggctattttttctattttcttttCTGAGACAAACGTTGAACAattatttaatgacacttttctAGAACGACAATAgtactcctgctgaacaaaggtgTTAGTGTTATGCTAAGaacatgctaaacgcaaaggaaaatctaaaaatactgcttccggttcaatttgtcatcacacatacacacacatttttgcattagggatgaacataccgtatttccttgaattgccgccgggcatatagtatgcgcctgccttgaattactgcctggtcaaactcgcttcgcaaaataattagcgcatacttagtattaccgcctggtaaactcgtgacctcacgagtgacacttcccctgtcgtcattttcaaaatagaggaggctgatttcaataccggtaatttgaaattgcataaagggaagaagattaagagctattcagtaggatttaaagtccaagctaatGAAtgccggtatgctaaaaagaacagtaagcagctatgttttattaatatacctgtggagccgacggtccgacagacaggctgggcacgctggagcccggcccaagatggcggtgaggagacgacgagcgagcggagaggaggagcggaagagcgacctgaactgaggttttattgaaaaataaacaaagtcaaactgctcaagccatgtccttccttggtggtcctgggaacccgcaagacgacggtttgagaccgtcacaataccgtagctgcgtgtgtcaaatatacgttcttaaatgactcccgcctcctggtggtagaggacgctagtgatccttcttgcgactactcggctgcaaaaAAGGAGACAATGAGTGCtggaagaggtaataaaggaagatctccattgagacagagagacttttgaaACTAAAGAAAGATAAGAAATACTTCTATatacaagttattgatgcttttgatcagaaggagctggtaTGGACTatgtttataagtaaaggtaagaccataataacgtttttttttttattaaatgtgcttttcatgatggtatccttacatcacactcaattttttactgcatgcctttggtaagtgccggagtgagaagaggttttaaaataattagcgcatgcttacttttaccgcatgcctttggtaagccccaaggaaatacggtagaaatGTTAGAGGTAGAAAGTGTTCTAAAGTAAATATTTTCAACAGgtcaggtattgagaaacttacatttatgaatataaaacttacccaatattataatgaggttgcaaaggtcaaattcattttcaaattgtttttcatACATCGTAAATCCAAACATTTGTTTCTTTTGCGTCGACAGTTTTTTGTATTTATCGTGACGTCATCAGGACGCGCCGGACGTCAACAGGGGAGCATAATGGCGGCACCTCAGCCGAAGCAGGAGAAAGAGGGCGAAGATTGCTCTTTACTGCCTTTAGTCCATGATATAATTAAATGGTAAGGCCACAAATTGATTTTTAAGGCACGTCCCtactgcatgtttttttttacacaattttaatGCCCTGGTTGTTGACGTGCAAGCCATAGCTAACGCTAGCTACTAGTTAGCATCTTAGGTAGACTGACTAgaagtgtttttttatattgaagtctttttcaaccttttttcagccaaggcacattttttaccactgaaaaaatgcggaggcacaccaccatcaGAAAACATTATAAAATGAAACTCGGCAGCTGATATTGACTATAACAAGTTGTTCTGTCAAGTGTTGGATAAGAATTCAAAttataagcaagcatgcatgactacagctcttgtctcaaagtaggtgtattgtcaccacctgtcaaaataggagcgcaagacaagaactaaaacactacgcacaggaaaatacccaaaacctcaaaataagtcacggcgtgatagttagatagatagtactttattgattctttcaggagagttccttcaggaaaattaaaattccagcagcagtgtacagagttgagatcaatttaaaaaaagtaaataatgggggtttaaaaggaaacaaaatagagaaatattacaaaaagaataaaaacaatgggaataacaatataacagtaaaataagaatataacaagacaaagtaggcagtagtgaccatgttatgaaaacgtattgcactgttaatgttttgcatccctgATGttacaggtcgtgacagtacacctacttttagaccaacaaaaaagcaagtaaaccatgacaaaaccatatcagaagtgacacaagaaaaacaagtgtagtgttgaatcagtacaaaagataataacaataaaaataaaaaaggaatacaactacaaaaaGATGGCAGTTTAGTTTTTGCTTGGTtacggtttaaagtcatatctatCAACTGTGAGaacgacttttttttttgtatttttttttattttttatttttttgcaaatgttatttttacttttgttttttgtgcaaatatattttattagattttacagttaaaatgacaaacagtcacatccactcatacacacacacatacacacttgaggagagaggtgcacatgaactttaacaactcaaggtttacagtacagacattattagaaaatatacccaaatattgtatatatatatatatatatatatatatatacacatacacacacacatatatatatccatacatatatatatatatatatatatccatccatccatcccgctgcggctcacgatcagcaggctatccagatcacagcaaaatggatgaacatacctcggcatcaaggatcctcaggaagtgttcacaagatcacctcccgagggcctgtccaccgtacacacttagaggggaaaaaaaggaaaagttacagggcttgatcaatacaaaacaataattacaaaaaagcaagtaaaccatgacaaaaccatatcagaagtgacacaagaaaaacaagtgtagtgttgaatcagtacaaaagataataacaataaaaataaaaaaggaatacaactacaaaaagatggcagtttagtttttctttaaatgtctataagttatgcttcaatatatgtcagtaaaggtttccaggttaattcccatttattcatatttgtagagtttataaatcttattttttcaagagtcattacattcacaagttcatttaaccagttcctgaagttgggtgcagatagagtattccagtctctgagaatgagtcttttggccaaaaccgtcccaagcagcaacacagttctaatatgttttggaagcttttgtgtttctgaagaccacccaaataagatcatatccctatcagggagaacgactttttactgtaaatatcagGTGctaagtttcattttttaatgatttctgctggtggtgtgcatccgcatgttttcaatgaaaaaaaatgtgctttggctgaaaaaaggcataaaaccacAGAACGAGAAGATGAACAACAATTTCAACGACAATCTGCTCTTTCCGTTTGAAGCATGGATAAGGAGAGTCAGGACGAGAGCCAGGATGTGCACCAGGAGTTGAACAAGCTGAAGGCAAAAATACAACAGGCCCGGGACCAGATCTCCACCATGCCCGGCATAGAGAGCAGTCCCGTGGACCAGCAGCAGCAGTTGGAAACGCTGAGGGAGCAGGTCCACACCAAGAACCAGTTGCTGCAGAAATATAAGAGCCTCTGCATGTTTGACGTGCCAAAAGCACCTTGAAAGATCTTAAATGAAAGATTCTGGAAGATCTCATCCTCTTAGATGGAACACTCAAGgacatctatctatccatccattttttaccgcttgtcccttttgggtggcagggggtgctgctggaggctatctcagatgcattcggaGAAAACGGACTAAATGGAAGGAACGCCATTGTGGTGCAATTGTATTCTGACCACGTCGATGTATGTTTTGTATTGCATGTGCACAATTTGAGGGATTTTCACGTTTATTTTGTATTAAAGCTGCAAAAGAATATTGCATTCTTTTTCTGggtattggtaagtgtttgtggAAGAAGAGCAAACCATTCAAGCTTTGGGAATTTTCTTCAGTTTTGCTTATGATAGtaattattgaatacatgtaaacaACTGTAGCCCAGCCCTACAGACAACAGGCTTAGAATAGCAACCACTGATTATGTAGTTATTTGAGCAGTGCTCGCCAATGAGCTAACTGCCACGGGTTGAAAGCTCTTTGTCCAGCACAGCTCTTAGGTGTTGGGAGTAAGGTTCTACACTTTCCACAGCTTCACCAGCTAGCATCCATTACCTGCAGGAAAGCTGTTATTTCCACCTGCTCTACAGAAAGATGTGTATCAAATCATGCTTTTGCAAATGTGTAGCTTTGatatacaccagtggtccccaaactacggcccgccagcgtccacaaTCCAGCCCGCAGGGAAGTCtcaagttttattttttatgtgtCCGACCGTTTCTAGGTTAGCTacctgctggatctactctctgtTTAATGCTCCCCTTTTTTGTTGTTGGTGCAGCTGTTAAATACACTTTAATACTGTACATCAGGCGTGTCCAAGTCTTTTGAGCTCAGAGGCCGCATGGAGGGAAATCTGTGCACACACAGGCCGGACTATAAAAATaacggcattaaaactaaaaaagacaacttcagattgttttcttgtcttactttggccaaaagtagaacaaacattctgaaaatattactaCAAAACTATAGAAAAGAATACctggcagcagtaaagtttaggtCAGGGGCCTCCAAACTAAGGCCTGAGGGCCAAATACGGGCCGCccgcatccaaaatccggcccgcggaaagtcttcactattattattatttttttgtcccttttaatctattttctaccgcttgttactctcggtgtctcatagaccagtggtccccaacgtttttgtagctgcagaccggtCATCGGTTGATAATTTTTCCCGCGGCCTGGCGGgggtgattttttattttttttggcatgaaaaagggagtttttttgggttgggacagtaattgtaagtgtatcttgtgttttttatgttgatttaataaaaaaaaaatattctgtggcTCGGTACCAATCAATTTGTTGGGGAccatagccgctcaggcaaatcatgttgtcaaaaaatgcattttcccatcgataatgttACATCATCGCACTCGCGCCGCTGTGTCGGGCAAGCGCGCACTCTTTTAGTCAACTAGTGCGTGAGGAAAATAcatataccagtaccggtaccaaaattagttctatacttttcggtacttttttaaatcaaagggaccacaaaaaattgcattattggctttatcgtAACAAAATAATCTTAGGgttcattaaacatgtttctggccactactgctgctcactgctcccctctcctcccagggggtgatcaagggtgatgggtcaaatgcatagaataatttcgccacaccttgtgtgtgtgtgacaatcattgatactttaacttattgcaagttttttcctaaataaaatagtgaacatacaagacaacttgtcttttagtagtaagtaaacaaacaaaggctccgtaacatattgtgtcatttatcattctattattttgtcaacattattaaggacaagtggtataaaatgaattagtaccgtattttctcgaatagccgccggggtgctaattaatttaaaacctcttctcactcctgcgcctattCCAGGCATGCGGTAATgataagcaggcgctaataattttaaaacctcttcgcttaccaatggcatacaGTAAAAACTTGAGAGTGATGTGAGGGTGACATCACGAATaacaaatttaatttaaaaaagtgttattgtggttattattttcagcactaaaagcttggaataacctacaattgtCGCATTTCGCTGCTTTTATTGTCACACGGACGAgtctggaaggcatactgggtgataaaaACACGTTTAacagtcttactaatatgtgccacactgtgaacccacaccaaacaggaatgacaaaaacatttctggagtacatcggctctgtaacacattataaacgcaacataagaattacccagaatgccatgacTCTTACTataccccacccacctcaaccgacggcACGGAAGAGGGTGGGGggtggtttggtgctagcgggttgtataatataagcagtaggagtcatggatgcattgcattctgggtaattcttatgttgcgtttataatgtgttacagaggcgatgttctccagaaatatgttagtcattcttgttaggtgtgggttcacagtgtggcacgtattagtaagagtgttaaagttctttatatcacaaccttcagtgtaaacggtgtggctgatgaacaagacccctggtttacacaatagtacaagcaaaaaaaaaagtctttaagctgtgtaatttcattaaacatttcaaaagagttatgcgTCTCGTATTGTCGTTGAGAAATTGGTCAAAATGGCCTTataagtggtaaaggttgccgaccctgcCGCCTCCGCCATTTCGAAAATGACGTCACGAATTTAACCTagcggacaacattcacactcacattcacacactacggccaatttattgttgccaatcaacctatcctcaggtgcatgtctttggatgtggtaggaagccggagaaTATTGATGTatttatagtagtatcgactagatacgccattgtacttggtatcattacagtggatgttaggtgtagatccaccaatgatgTTTGTTTATAGTCGGAGTTCCAGGAAATTGTggtaatttgttctgtagtgtttatgttgtgttgcggtgcaaatagtctcccaaaatgtgtttgtagtCGTTAAGTGTGGCTTCACTATATGTCACATTATtgatgacagtgttggcattgttcatactacCACTCTTTGCTTTGTGACTTTTTTTAATATGCAAAATGGACCAAACTcgtcacaatataaacagcgagatTGATTTTTCCAAAATTTTCTAAAGTTTTGGAAGTTGCCATCAAACCCGCTGTGGGTGCTCCGGCCTCCGAAGCACACAGTGGGCGcctacattggggcaaaaaagtatttagtcagccaccgattgtgcaagttctcccacttaaaatgttgacagaggtctgtatttttcatcataagtacagtTCAACTAtgagacaatgtgaaaaaaaaaataaaaaatccaggaattcacattgtagaaattttaaagaatttgtaaattatcgtggaaataagtatttggtcaaccattcaaagctctcactgatggaaggaggttttggctcaaaatctcaccatacatggcgccattaattctttccttagcacggatcaatcgtcctgtccccttagcagaaaaacagccccaaagcatgatgtttccacccccatgcttcacagtaggtgtggtgttcttgggatgcaactcagtattcttcttcctccaaacacgacgagttgagtttataccaaaaagttatattttggtttcatctgaccacatgacattctcccaatcctctgctgtatcatccatgtatccattttggtataaactcaactcgtcgtgtttggaggaagaagaatactgagttgcatcccaagaacaccataactactgtcaagcatgggggtggaaacatcatgctttggggctgtttttctgctaaagggacaggatgattgatccgtgttaaggaaagaatgaatggggccatgtatcgtgagattttgagccaaaacctccttccatcagtgagctttgaatggttgaccaaatacttattttccaccataatttacaaataaattctttaaaattccctacaatgtgaattcttgaatttttttctacattctgtctctcacagttgaagtgtacctatgatgaaaatgacagacctctgtcattattttaagtgggagaacttgcaaagtcggtggctgactaaatacttttttgccccactgtttgaAGGGACCCTCTGGATTAAGCCAACCTTGAAATAGAACAATAAGACGGTGGAGGGGGATTTAGGAAAATAAGTTTTTATTTGATGCAAAAATTGACAGACATAATAAATAGACGTTGATATTTTGTTCGTAAACATTCAAGTCCGGGGTGGCAATGTAAACAAAGTCAGTCGAGGTATCGTCGGTCTTTTGGTCACCGCTTTCGTCTCTCCGATGGCGTCTTTGTAGGGGTCAGCATATGACGCAGCCCTTCTCCTTGGCCTGTCCCCCTCCCACCGCCTTCTCCTTGATGTACATCAAGTCACTGTGCACGCTGGGCCGGCGGGCGAAGGGCGCCACGATGCCGTAGGCGTCCTTGCACTTTTTGGCCCGGAAGGACTTCCGGTGCAGGAGCTCGCTGGACTGCAGCGACACCTTGCAGTGGCGGTCGGGGCTCATCTCGTCAGGCAGCTTGGCCATGGCGAAGAGCGCCTGGAACATGCGGTCCACGTTGGTGTTCTTCTTGGCGGACACCTCGAAGTAGGCGCAGCGGCTGTGCTGGTCGTCGCCGCGCACCAGCTGCTCGATCTCTTCCTCCCGCACCTCCCGCTGGAAGTCGCGGTCGCACTTATTGCCGCAGATGACCAGCGGCACGTCTGCGTTCTCCTTGGTCTTGTTCCTCAGGCACGACTTGGTCTCATAGATCTGCCGCTTGAGGCGCTGCACCTCCTCGAAGGACTCCCGGTTGTCCAAACTGAACACCAGGACGAACACGTCGCCTGCCAAAAAAAGAGCAATGCACAGTCAGCACCCAAAAACTACCTGCAGAATAGTGAGATACGGTAAAACTACATAGTTgcacactgtttaaaaaaaaaaaaaaaaaaaatacctgcagaATAGTGATAAATGGTAAAACTACATGATTGCgctcggtttaaaaaaaaaaaaactacctgcAGAATAGTGAGATATGGTAAAACTACATAGTTGcgcactgttaaaaaaaacaactacctgCAGAATAGTGAGATATGGTAAAACTACATGATTgcgctctgtttaaaaaaaaaaaacactacctgCAGAATAGTGAGATATGGTAAAACTACATAGTTGCgcactgtttgaaaaaaaaaaactacctgcAGAATAGTGAGATATGGTAAAACTACATAGTTGCgcactgttttaaaaaaaacaactacctgCAGAATAGTGAGATATGGTAAAACTACATAGTTGCGCactgtttgaaaaaaacaaaaaactacctGCAGAATAGTGAGATATGGTAAAACTACATTGCGTAATTGcgcactgtttaaaaaaaacaaaacacccaAAAACTACCTGCAGAATAGTGAGATATGGTAAAACTACATTGCGTAATTAcgcactgtttaaaaaaaaataaataaaaacgcaCCTGTAAGGATGGAGAGCCTCCTCATGGCGGGGAAGGGGTGGTTGCCAGACGTGTCCAAAATGTCCAGCTGGTAAACATTCCCCCTGATGCTGTACAACTTCCTATGAAAGTCCTCGATCGTGGGCGTGTATTGCTCCTCCACGCGCTCGTTCAAAAACCGCGAAATAAT
The DNA window shown above is from Nerophis ophidion isolate RoL-2023_Sa linkage group LG23, RoL_Noph_v1.0, whole genome shotgun sequence and carries:
- the med9 gene encoding mediator of RNA polymerase II transcription subunit 9 yields the protein MAAPQPKQEKEGEDCSLLPLVHDIIKCMDKESQDESQDVHQELNKLKAKIQQARDQISTMPGIESSPVDQQQQLETLREQVHTKNQLLQKYKSLCMFDVPKAP
- the LOC133541255 gene encoding dexamethasone-induced Ras-related protein 1-like isoform X1; this translates as MIKKMTLSENEFNIPAKNCYRMVILGSTKVGKTAIISRFLNERVEEQYTPTIEDFHRKLYSIRGNVYQLDILDTSGNHPFPAMRRLSILTGDVFVLVFSLDNRESFEEVQRLKRQIYETKSCLRNKTKENADVPLVICGNKCDRDFQREVREEEIEQLVRGDDQHSRCAYFEVSAKKNTNVDRMFQALFAMAKLPDEMSPDRHCKVSLQSSELLHRKSFRAKKCKDAYGIVAPFARRPSVHSDLMYIKEKAVGGGQAKEKGCVIC
- the LOC133541255 gene encoding dexamethasone-induced Ras-related protein 1-like isoform X2; the encoded protein is MTLSENEFNIPAKNCYRMVILGSTKVGKTAIISRFLNERVEEQYTPTIEDFHRKLYSIRGNVYQLDILDTSGNHPFPAMRRLSILTGDVFVLVFSLDNRESFEEVQRLKRQIYETKSCLRNKTKENADVPLVICGNKCDRDFQREVREEEIEQLVRGDDQHSRCAYFEVSAKKNTNVDRMFQALFAMAKLPDEMSPDRHCKVSLQSSELLHRKSFRAKKCKDAYGIVAPFARRPSVHSDLMYIKEKAVGGGQAKEKGCVIC